The following coding sequences are from one Gossypium hirsutum isolate 1008001.06 chromosome A12, Gossypium_hirsutum_v2.1, whole genome shotgun sequence window:
- the LOC107925603 gene encoding pectinesterase → MYDPSERSNKIILVLLLVLVLISLIVPLEKSPETSETHHFHVNNNLQIAYTACEGTLYPDLCVATVSILPNLASRSLPDLISAILNQTMDEVRLSCANCTEIEKGLKSNTTLEWAAINDCIELFNHTLAELRVALAELNPKRVRFSRNYHKIKTFLSAAMTNQYTCLDGFHGSKGKTKYVIKEALHNISHHISNSLEMLNKFPGVNESKPVEVFPEYGRRRRYFPAWLSLKDRKLLQAPVDATEFDLIVAQDGSGNFTTIGDAVAAAPIHSYERFVIYIKAGAYLENIEVEMEKTMVMFVGDGIGKTVVKANRNVADGHTTFRSATVAVMGDGFIAKGITFENSAGPSKNQAVALRSGSDLSAFYKCSFVAYQDTLYVHSLRQFYRECDIYGTVDCIFGNAAAVFQACSLYARKPNRDQENVFTAQGRADPNQNTGISILNCKIRADSDLIPVISSFKTYLGRPWKEYSRTVIMRSYIDDLVDTAGWLEWSGNFALNTLYYGEFLNRGPGSDTSRRVTWPGYRVITSFADANQFTVVAFIQGNQWLNSTDIPFNLGLR, encoded by the exons ATGTACGATCCAAGTGAAAGATCTAATAAGATCATACTTGTTCTTCTACTTGTTTTGGTCCTCATTTCTTTGATAGTTCCTTTGGAAAAGAGCCCTGAAACTAGTGAAACCCACCATTTTCATGTCAATAATAATCTCCAAATTGCATACACAGCATGTGAAGGCACTTTATATCCCGACCTTTGTGTCGCCACTGTCTCCATTCTCCCAAATCTTGCTTCTAGATCACTCCCCGACCTTATCTCAGCAATTTTAAACCAAACCATGGACGAGGTGAGACTCTCTTGTGCCAACTGCACTGAGATTGAAAAGGGTCTCAAGAGTAACACCACCTTAGAATGGGCCGCCATAAATGATTGCATCGAGCTTTTTAACCATACCCTAGCCGAGCTGAGGGTAGCCCTCGCCGAGCTTAACCCGAAGAGAGTACGGTTCTCTAGGAACTACCATAAGATAAAGACGTTTCTAAGCGCGGCAATGACGAACCAGTATACATGTCTCGATGGGTTCCATGGTAGCAAAGGAAAAACTAAATACGTAATCAAAGAAGCTCTACATAACATATCTCATCATATCAGCAACTCTTTAGAGATGCTCAACAAATTCCCTGGTGTCAACGAATCGAAACCCGTTGAGGTTTTTCCTGAATACGGTCGCCGGAGAAGATATTTCCCGGCGTGGTTATCGCTTAAAGATCGGAAACTTCTACAAGCTCCAGTTGACGCAACTGAGTTCGACCTTATAGTTGCCCAAGACGGTAGTGGAAACTTCACTACCATCGGCGACGCTGTTGCGGCAGCTCCGATACACAGCTACGAAAG a tttgtgatatatataaaAGCTGGTGCTTATCTAGAAAATATAGAGGTGGAAATGGAGAAAACAATGGTGATGTTTGTAGGAGACGGCATAGGGAAGACAGTGGTGAAGGCAAACAGAAATGTGGCCGATGGCCATACCACTTTCCGCTCTGCAACAGTCG CGGTGATGGGCGACGGATTCATAGCCAAGGGGATAACCTTCGAGAACTCAGCAGGGCCAAGCAAGAACCAAGCCGTGGCATTAAGGAGTGGATCAGACCTCTCCGCCTTCTACAAATGCAGCTTCGTAGCCTACCAAGACACTCTCTACGTCCACTCCCTCAGGCAATTCTACCGAGAATGCGACATATACGGCACCGTCGACTGCATCTTCGGCAACGCAGCTGCCGTTTTCCAAGCCTGCAGTTTATACGCTCGTAAACCAAACCGAGACCAAGAGAACGTTTTCACAGCTCAAGGAAGAGCAGACCCAAACCAGAACACTGGGATTTCAATTTTGAACTGTAAAATCCGTGCCGATTCTGATTTAATCCCCGTAATATCATCGTTCAAGACGTATTTAGGGCGTCCCTGGAAAGAGTATTCGAGGACGGTTATTATGCGGTCGTATATAGATGATTTGGTGGATACTGCAGGATGGTTGGAATGGAGTGGGAATTTCGCTTTGAATACACTTTATTATGGGGAGTTTTTGAATAGAGGACCAGGGTCGGATACGAGTCgtagagttacatggcctgggtaTAGAGTCATTACAAGCTTCGCAGATGCAAATCAGTTCACTGTTGTGGCATTTATACAAGGAAACCAGTGGTTGAATTCTACTGATATTCCATTCAATCTCGGCTTGAGGTGA